From one Thermodesulfobacteriota bacterium genomic stretch:
- a CDS encoding isoamylase early set domain-containing protein — MKKTPTKPKKQSKEGGLKKQYVKSGSVCKVTFRLPKEAVKGARRVNIVGEFNDWSIEANPMKPLRSGEFTLTLDLRSGREYRFRYLVEGYRWENDWNADRYEENIYGSDDSVVIV, encoded by the coding sequence ATGAAAAAGACACCAACTAAACCTAAAAAGCAGTCCAAGGAAGGGGGCTTGAAAAAACAGTATGTTAAGTCCGGCAGCGTGTGTAAAGTTACATTCAGACTTCCAAAGGAGGCTGTAAAAGGTGCTCGGAGGGTAAACATTGTCGGGGAGTTTAACGATTGGAGCATTGAAGCTAATCCGATGAAACCACTTAGGAGTGGGGAGTTCACACTGACCTTGGATCTAAGATCCGGTAGGGAATACAGATTTAGATATCTTGTTGAAGGCTATAGGTGGGAAAATGATTGGAACGCTGACCGATACGAAGAGAACATTTATGGTAGCGACGATTCGGTAGTTATCGTCTGA
- a CDS encoding alpha-1,4-glucan--maltose-1-phosphate maltosyltransferase has protein sequence MKNELRKRVVIENVRPEIDCGAFPIKRVVGEKVVVEADVFADGHDSVSASLLYKAPIEKDWNEISMTSLENDRWRGEFLVEKIGNYYYSLEGWVDYFKTWQKGFKKKFEAGYDTRVELLIGADLIDNSLSIASKTDRKRLEELSNILKGNNVEEAISFALGDELTNLMDKNPDKASSTRFEKEFRVVVDRPRALFSAWYERFPRSTSSLPGKHGTFKDLEKLLPEIARMGFDVLYLPPIHPIGKIHRKGKNNSSDAKPEDVGSPWAIGSEEGGHKSIHPQIGDMHDFESLVKSTMDLGMEVAMDLAFQCAPDHPYVGEHPEWFRKRPDGTIQNAENPPKKYEDIYPLNFETEDVQGLWEELKSVTIFWINKGVKIFRVDNPHTKAFPFWEWLIGAIKNDYPEVIFLSEAFTRPKVMYRLAKIGFTQSYTYFTWRNTKKEFIDYLTELIHSEVSEFLRPNFWPNTPDILPEHLQFGGRPAFIMRLVLAGTLSSNYGIYGPAFELCEDEALTGKEEYLNSEKYAIREWDWSTEGNLRDLIAIFNAIRKENPALQLTRNLKFYQVDNEYLLFYGKATEDLENIILVVANLDPFHTQSGWVTVPIEDFGIDPDQPYLVHDLLSQDKYIWHGERNYVELNPHVIPAHIFRLRKKLKRETDFDYFL, from the coding sequence ATGAAAAACGAGCTAAGAAAAAGGGTCGTAATAGAAAATGTTAGACCTGAGATCGATTGTGGTGCTTTCCCAATAAAGAGAGTAGTGGGTGAAAAGGTTGTAGTAGAAGCCGATGTCTTTGCCGATGGGCACGATTCAGTTTCTGCAAGTCTTCTCTATAAAGCCCCAATTGAGAAGGATTGGAATGAGATATCAATGACTTCCTTGGAAAATGACAGATGGAGGGGTGAGTTTCTTGTTGAAAAAATCGGCAACTATTATTACTCGCTCGAGGGTTGGGTCGATTATTTTAAGACATGGCAGAAGGGTTTTAAAAAGAAATTCGAAGCTGGCTATGATACAAGAGTTGAACTTCTCATAGGTGCTGATCTTATTGATAATTCGTTAAGTATTGCTTCGAAGACAGATCGAAAAAGGCTTGAAGAGCTAAGTAATATTTTAAAAGGCAACAATGTGGAGGAAGCTATATCATTTGCCCTTGGTGACGAGCTTACAAATTTAATGGACAAGAATCCCGATAAGGCTTCTTCTACACGTTTTGAAAAAGAGTTCAGAGTTGTTGTGGATAGGCCAAGAGCGCTTTTTAGCGCATGGTACGAACGCTTTCCCAGATCTACTTCCTCTCTACCCGGTAAGCACGGTACCTTTAAAGATTTAGAAAAGTTACTACCCGAAATAGCGCGGATGGGGTTTGATGTTCTATATTTACCTCCGATACACCCAATCGGCAAGATTCACAGAAAGGGGAAAAATAATTCTTCTGATGCAAAACCTGAAGATGTTGGCAGTCCGTGGGCCATAGGGTCTGAAGAAGGTGGGCATAAGTCTATACATCCTCAAATTGGGGACATGCATGACTTTGAATCACTAGTAAAGAGTACAATGGATTTAGGTATGGAGGTAGCAATGGATTTAGCATTTCAATGCGCTCCCGATCATCCATATGTAGGGGAGCATCCTGAGTGGTTCCGAAAGCGGCCAGACGGAACTATTCAAAATGCTGAAAATCCACCAAAGAAGTATGAGGATATTTATCCTTTAAACTTCGAAACAGAAGACGTCCAGGGGCTTTGGGAAGAGCTCAAGAGCGTCACGATTTTCTGGATAAACAAAGGCGTTAAGATCTTTCGGGTTGATAATCCCCATACAAAAGCATTTCCATTTTGGGAGTGGCTTATAGGAGCGATAAAAAACGATTATCCCGAAGTAATCTTTCTATCCGAAGCCTTTACTAGGCCAAAGGTTATGTACAGATTAGCGAAGATCGGATTTACCCAGTCTTACACTTATTTCACCTGGAGAAATACGAAAAAAGAATTTATCGATTATCTGACCGAACTAATACACTCAGAGGTGAGTGAATTCCTTAGGCCTAACTTTTGGCCTAATACCCCAGACATACTTCCAGAGCATCTACAGTTTGGGGGTAGACCAGCTTTTATAATGCGGCTGGTACTGGCTGGCACACTTTCGTCCAACTATGGAATATATGGTCCTGCCTTCGAACTTTGCGAGGATGAAGCATTGACTGGAAAAGAGGAGTATCTGAATTCTGAGAAATATGCCATTAGGGAATGGGATTGGAGTACGGAGGGCAATCTAAGGGATTTAATAGCCATCTTTAATGCAATCAGGAAGGAGAATCCTGCCTTACAATTAACAAGAAACTTAAAATTCTACCAGGTGGATAATGAGTATCTCCTCTTTTATGGAAAGGCTACAGAAGACCTAGAAAACATAATACTTGTGGTAGCTAATCTTGACCCTTTTCATACACAATCAGGATGGGTAACTGTACCGATTGAAGACTTCGGTATTGATCCTGATCAACCCTACCTCGTTCATGATCTCTTGAGTCAGGACAAGTACATTTGGCATGGTGAGAGAAATTATGTCGAACTGAATCCTCATGTAATACCCGCTCATATCTTCAGGTTGAGGAAGAAGCTAAAAAGAGAGACTGACTTTGACTATTTCTTGTAG
- the treS gene encoding maltose alpha-D-glucosyltransferase — MTRDENNLDEDPLWYKDAIIYELHIKAFYDSDGDGIGDFKGLKQKLDYLENLGITAIWLLPFYPSPFRDDGYDIADYYNIHPDYGTLRDFKEFLKEAHRRGIKVITELVLNHTSDQNEWFKKSRRANPGSRWRDYYVWSDSPEIYKDARIIFKDFETSNWAWDPLAKAYYWHRFYSHQPDLNYENPNVQKSMFKVIDYWMDMGVDGMRLDAVPYLFEREGTNCENLPETFEFLKKLRSHVDSKYKNKMFLAEANQWPEDVIEYFGNGDRCHMAYHFPLMPRIFMSCWMEDRFPITNILDQTPKIPDNSQWALFLRNHDELTLEMVTDEERDYMYRIYAKDPTARINLGIRRRLSPLLGNHRRKIDLMNFLLFSFPGTPIIYYGDEIGMGDNYYLGDRNGVRTPMQWSADRNAGFSQANPQKLYLPVIIDPEYHYESINIENQVMNQSSLLWWMRRVLDMRKRFKAFGRGDIEILHTDNPKVLSFIRRYRDEIILVVVNLSRFSQVANIDLAGFAGYIPEELFSRNKFPTIKESPYVFTLGFYDYFWFLLKKGEEEIRLQDSERIPQLSVDGSWQMVFKGRSKERFEEEIIPIYLRSCRWFGGKARKIQVSTIVENIRMQLNSFIANTLLIEVKYTEGSSDTYLLPVSFLSGTEADNIKREIPQAVIAHLRSKSGDGILYDCVNNEEFRRNILLMITKRLSLKGIRGEFNAYPGNYLRRFNKASKLPLEKSRVLKVEQSNTSFIYGNKLFFKLYRRLDEGMNPDLEIERFLTEYKSFPNVPPFAGAIEYKRRGSEPIVLGILQALVPNQGDAWTYTLDSIEDYFERVRSKNIDLKEIPKTPGFLVQVAFDDIPVLIQELISGVYLEMAILLGKRTAELHLALSTEVEDPNFAPEPFSILYQRSLYQSMESLTKRVMEMVRTNLKTLPADIRDKLIELLDREREILDQFRGIYRKKLSATKIRIHGDYHLGQVLFTGNDFVIIDFEGEPARPLSERRLKRSPLRDVAGMIRSFHYAVFNSLFKYLLRDKKFIEGIKPWAEVWYKLVAGIFLKSYIDTARNAPFIPNNDEELDRMLRAFLLEKAVYELGYELNNRPSWLIIPIEGINNLLEV; from the coding sequence ATGACACGTGACGAGAATAATCTTGATGAAGATCCACTATGGTATAAGGATGCGATTATCTATGAGCTTCATATAAAGGCCTTTTACGATAGCGACGGGGATGGGATTGGCGATTTTAAAGGGTTAAAGCAGAAGTTGGACTATCTCGAGAATCTAGGGATAACTGCGATCTGGCTTTTGCCCTTCTATCCGTCTCCCTTCAGGGATGATGGATATGATATAGCCGATTACTACAATATTCATCCCGATTACGGCACCCTTAGAGACTTTAAAGAATTCTTGAAAGAAGCTCATAGAAGAGGAATTAAAGTAATCACCGAGCTTGTGTTGAATCACACCTCTGATCAGAATGAATGGTTTAAAAAGTCAAGACGAGCTAACCCCGGCTCAAGATGGAGAGATTATTACGTTTGGAGCGATTCACCAGAAATATATAAAGACGCAAGGATAATATTTAAGGACTTTGAAACCTCGAACTGGGCATGGGACCCCTTGGCAAAGGCTTACTACTGGCATAGATTTTATTCCCACCAGCCAGATTTAAACTATGAGAATCCCAACGTGCAAAAATCTATGTTTAAGGTAATCGATTATTGGATGGATATGGGGGTTGATGGGATGCGATTGGATGCCGTCCCATATCTTTTTGAGAGAGAAGGGACGAACTGTGAAAATCTACCTGAAACCTTTGAATTCTTAAAGAAACTCAGGTCACATGTTGACTCAAAGTATAAGAACAAAATGTTTCTTGCTGAGGCGAATCAGTGGCCCGAGGATGTAATTGAATATTTCGGGAATGGTGATAGATGCCATATGGCCTATCACTTCCCTTTGATGCCTAGAATCTTTATGTCATGCTGGATGGAAGATAGATTCCCAATAACGAACATTTTAGACCAAACTCCCAAAATACCTGACAATAGTCAGTGGGCACTTTTTTTGAGGAATCACGATGAACTTACCCTTGAGATGGTAACGGATGAAGAGAGGGACTACATGTACAGGATATACGCGAAGGATCCCACTGCGAGGATAAATTTAGGGATTCGCAGACGCTTATCTCCACTCTTGGGGAATCATAGAAGAAAGATAGATCTCATGAATTTCCTCCTCTTTTCGTTTCCGGGAACACCCATAATCTATTATGGTGATGAGATAGGGATGGGGGACAATTATTACCTCGGAGATAGAAATGGTGTCAGGACTCCGATGCAATGGAGCGCGGATAGAAACGCAGGGTTTTCCCAGGCGAATCCCCAGAAGCTCTATCTTCCAGTAATTATAGACCCGGAATATCATTATGAGTCTATCAACATCGAGAATCAGGTGATGAACCAATCATCTCTTCTATGGTGGATGAGGCGCGTTCTGGACATGAGAAAGCGATTTAAAGCCTTTGGCAGGGGTGATATAGAAATTTTACATACGGACAACCCAAAGGTACTTTCATTTATACGTCGGTATCGGGACGAGATAATACTTGTAGTAGTAAATCTTTCACGTTTTTCGCAGGTGGCAAATATTGACCTTGCCGGGTTTGCTGGCTATATACCTGAGGAGTTATTCAGTAGAAACAAATTCCCTACTATCAAAGAATCTCCATATGTCTTTACACTGGGATTTTATGATTATTTTTGGTTTTTATTGAAGAAGGGAGAGGAGGAAATAAGGCTACAGGATAGCGAGAGGATTCCACAACTAAGCGTTGACGGCAGTTGGCAAATGGTCTTTAAGGGGAGGTCTAAAGAAAGATTTGAAGAAGAGATCATACCTATTTATTTAAGAAGCTGTAGGTGGTTTGGTGGAAAAGCCCGAAAGATACAGGTCTCTACCATCGTGGAAAATATTCGGATGCAATTGAATTCATTTATTGCAAATACTCTGTTGATAGAGGTTAAATACACCGAGGGTTCATCGGATACCTATCTTTTACCTGTTTCTTTCTTGTCGGGCACGGAAGCAGACAACATTAAAAGAGAAATTCCTCAAGCTGTGATCGCTCATTTAAGATCGAAATCGGGGGATGGAATATTATACGATTGCGTCAATAACGAGGAGTTTCGTAGAAATATACTTCTTATGATTACTAAAAGGCTGAGTCTTAAGGGCATAAGGGGGGAGTTTAACGCATATCCCGGGAACTATTTAAGAAGATTCAATAAAGCGAGTAAGCTTCCTTTAGAGAAATCCAGGGTTTTAAAGGTAGAGCAGAGCAATACCTCGTTTATATATGGTAATAAGCTATTTTTTAAGCTTTACAGAAGACTTGATGAAGGCATGAATCCTGATCTTGAGATTGAGAGGTTCCTCACGGAGTATAAGTCCTTCCCCAATGTGCCCCCGTTCGCGGGTGCAATTGAGTATAAAAGACGCGGCTCGGAGCCAATCGTGTTAGGAATCCTACAAGCACTGGTACCAAACCAGGGTGATGCGTGGACCTATACTTTGGATTCAATTGAAGATTATTTTGAGAGAGTTCGCTCTAAGAATATTGATTTGAAGGAAATACCAAAAACGCCTGGGTTTCTCGTACAGGTAGCCTTTGATGATATACCTGTTCTTATACAGGAATTAATTAGTGGAGTTTATCTTGAGATGGCAATTCTCTTGGGAAAGAGAACAGCGGAGCTCCACTTAGCCCTTAGTACGGAAGTAGAAGATCCCAACTTTGCGCCTGAGCCCTTTTCGATTCTTTATCAGAGATCCCTTTACCAATCGATGGAAAGTCTGACCAAAAGGGTTATGGAGATGGTAAGGACTAATTTAAAGACCTTGCCTGCGGATATAAGAGATAAATTGATTGAGCTCTTGGATCGTGAAAGGGAAATTTTGGATCAGTTCAGGGGAATATACAGGAAAAAGCTCTCTGCAACGAAGATAAGGATCCATGGTGATTATCATCTCGGCCAGGTTCTGTTTACGGGAAATGATTTCGTGATAATAGACTTCGAGGGTGAACCGGCAAGGCCATTGAGTGAAAGGAGACTGAAAAGATCACCCTTGAGGGACGTCGCGGGAATGATAAGGTCATTTCATTATGCTGTCTTTAATTCTTTATTCAAATATTTGTTGAGGGATAAGAAATTCATAGAAGGCATCAAGCCATGGGCTGAAGTTTGGTATAAATTAGTCGCAGGAATTTTTTTAAAATCCTACATAGATACCGCTCGAAATGCGCCGTTTATACCGAATAACGATGAAGAGTTAGATAGAATGCTCAGGGCGTTCCTTTTGGAAAAGGCGGTTTATGAACTTGGTTACGAATTGAATAATCGTCCGAGTTGGCTGATCATACCCATTGAGGGAATCAATAATCTTCTGGAGGTTTAG
- the glgB gene encoding 1,4-alpha-glucan branching protein GlgB yields MSGKSNGEEKGATNVLSGISLFTEHDIYLFKEGNHFKLYDKFGSHPMEVDGKKGTYFSVWAPNAERVSLIGDFNGWNTDSDPLYSRWDGSGIWEGFAPKIATGEVYKYHIVSKLKNYEVEKGDPFAFYWETPPRTAAKVWDLNYDWGDDEWMRNRYKSNALNSPISAYEVHLGSWRRVPEEGDRFLTYRELAPYLAQYVKETEFTHVEFLPIMEHPFYGSWGYQTLGYFAPSSRYGTPQDFMYLVDHLHKHGIGVILDWVPSHFPSDEFGLVYFDGTHLYEHEDPKKGFHPEWNTYIFNYGRNEVRAFLISSALFWLDKYHIDGLRVDAVASMLYLDYGRKEGEWIPNQYGGKENIEAISLIKKLNEAVYLSHPDVQTIAEESTAWPMVSRPSYVGGLGFGMKWNMGWMHDTIDYFSTDPVYRKFHQNQLTFSIWYAFAENFFLSLSHDEVVYGKGSLLRKMPGDDWQKYANLRALFGYMFGHPGKKLLFMGGEFGQWNEWYHEASLDWDLLEYPPHRGVKDWVQDLNHLYRNEPAMHELDFSIEGFEWIEFRDSESSVISFIRKPKSTSDIMLIVCNFTPVPRYNYRVGVPRGGFWREVLNSDATIYGGGGHGNAGGVGATPVPIHGRYNSISLTLPPLGVLFFKS; encoded by the coding sequence ATGTCAGGAAAGTCGAATGGGGAAGAGAAGGGAGCTACAAATGTTCTATCCGGCATCAGTCTCTTTACGGAACATGACATTTATCTCTTTAAAGAGGGAAACCATTTTAAGCTTTACGACAAATTCGGATCGCACCCGATGGAGGTTGACGGTAAGAAAGGTACCTATTTTTCAGTTTGGGCTCCAAACGCTGAGAGGGTCTCATTAATCGGAGATTTCAACGGTTGGAATACTGACTCCGACCCGCTTTATAGCAGATGGGATGGGTCTGGCATCTGGGAGGGGTTTGCTCCTAAAATTGCAACGGGTGAGGTTTATAAATATCACATAGTTTCGAAGTTAAAGAATTACGAGGTAGAAAAGGGTGACCCCTTTGCATTTTATTGGGAGACTCCACCACGCACAGCTGCAAAAGTGTGGGATCTAAATTATGATTGGGGTGACGATGAATGGATGAGAAATAGATATAAATCTAATGCATTAAACTCCCCGATCTCTGCATACGAAGTGCATCTCGGGTCATGGAGAAGGGTTCCGGAGGAAGGTGATAGATTTCTTACTTACAGAGAACTAGCGCCTTACCTTGCGCAATATGTTAAAGAGACGGAGTTCACCCATGTGGAATTTTTACCCATTATGGAGCATCCGTTTTATGGTTCATGGGGCTATCAGACTCTTGGATATTTTGCCCCTTCAAGCAGGTATGGAACACCGCAGGATTTCATGTATTTGGTCGATCACCTGCATAAGCACGGGATAGGAGTCATTCTCGACTGGGTTCCTTCTCATTTCCCGAGCGATGAGTTTGGCCTTGTCTATTTCGACGGAACTCACCTGTACGAGCATGAAGATCCAAAAAAGGGATTTCATCCGGAATGGAACACTTATATCTTCAATTATGGAAGAAATGAAGTAAGGGCATTTTTGATAAGTAGTGCCCTCTTTTGGCTTGATAAGTACCATATTGACGGGTTGCGGGTTGACGCTGTGGCATCCATGCTCTATCTGGACTACGGTAGAAAAGAAGGAGAATGGATACCAAACCAGTATGGAGGAAAGGAGAATATTGAGGCAATAAGCCTTATTAAAAAATTAAACGAGGCGGTCTACCTAAGCCATCCCGATGTACAGACCATTGCTGAGGAATCCACTGCATGGCCTATGGTCTCAAGGCCGTCGTATGTCGGTGGCCTTGGATTTGGAATGAAATGGAATATGGGGTGGATGCACGATACCATTGATTATTTCTCTACTGATCCAGTATATAGAAAGTTTCACCAGAACCAACTTACGTTTAGCATTTGGTACGCATTCGCAGAAAACTTTTTTCTTTCCCTTTCTCATGATGAAGTTGTTTATGGAAAGGGGTCTCTACTCAGAAAAATGCCCGGAGATGATTGGCAAAAGTATGCAAACCTCAGGGCTTTATTCGGTTATATGTTCGGACATCCGGGTAAAAAGCTCCTTTTCATGGGTGGAGAGTTTGGGCAATGGAATGAGTGGTACCATGAAGCGAGTCTGGATTGGGACCTGCTGGAGTATCCTCCACACCGGGGTGTAAAAGACTGGGTTCAAGATCTTAATCACCTTTATAGAAATGAGCCGGCAATGCATGAGCTTGACTTCAGCATTGAGGGCTTTGAGTGGATAGAGTTCAGGGATTCTGAGAGCAGCGTAATTAGTTTTATCAGAAAGCCTAAAAGCACAAGCGATATTATGTTGATAGTATGCAATTTTACACCGGTTCCGAGATACAACTACAGGGTAGGCGTACCGAGAGGAGGCTTTTGGCGAGAGGTACTTAATAGCGATGCAACTATATATGGAGGAGGTGGTCATGGTAACGCGGGTGGCGTTGGAGCGACCCCTGTACCAATACATGGAAGATACAATTCTATCTCTCTAACCCTACCGCCTTTAGGTGTGTTGTTTTTTAAGAGCTAA
- the treZ gene encoding malto-oligosyltrehalose trehalohydrolase, with translation MKIGANYLGNGNCEFVVWATFREKVELLIFSPLPEKGTSPVVFPMEKDELGYWKTLVEDVYPGTLYLYRLDGEKERPDPASYCQPKGVHGPSQVIDHNSSHREDSNWGGIDIAHMIMYEIHTGTFTPEGTFEAIIPRLDAMLDLGINAIELMPVAQFPGERNWGYDGVFPYAPQISYGGPKGLIKLINECHKRGLAFILDVVYNHLGPEGNYLRDYGPYFTDKYRTPWGNAINFDDAYSDEVRDFFIQNAIFWFEKYHVDALRLDAIHAMYDFSAKHILEELAEKVEELSEKEDRKFYLIAESDLNDSRIIEGRKFGGYGIDAQWCDDFHHSLHTLLTGERSGYYLDFGKTEYLIRALKEGFVYSGQYSVYRKRRHGNSPKERSGKKFVVYSHNHDHIGNRLQGERLSTLISFEGLKLAAGVVLLSPYIPFLFMGEEYGEDAPFLYFVSHSDPDLIQAVRKGRKEEFESFDWKGELPDPQSSENYVNSRIDWEKRNEGSHNVLLNYYRELIKLRREIPALSNLNKDNLEVWGLEKEKVVFMRRWDDQQDTHVFSIFNLSESNLDIHSQFPDGRWKKLLDSSEKKWNGQGSLTPELIGSQDEVAVRGYGLSLFIKI, from the coding sequence ATGAAAATAGGCGCGAATTATTTAGGAAACGGTAATTGCGAATTTGTGGTTTGGGCTACCTTTCGGGAAAAGGTTGAATTATTGATATTTTCGCCTCTGCCGGAGAAAGGAACTTCTCCCGTAGTTTTCCCAATGGAAAAGGATGAGCTGGGTTACTGGAAAACTCTTGTTGAAGACGTTTATCCTGGGACACTTTATTTATACAGACTTGATGGTGAAAAAGAAAGGCCCGACCCCGCATCATATTGTCAGCCAAAAGGAGTTCATGGACCGTCACAGGTAATTGACCACAATTCATCTCATCGGGAAGACAGTAATTGGGGGGGGATAGATATTGCTCATATGATAATGTATGAGATTCACACTGGTACGTTTACTCCAGAGGGAACTTTCGAGGCCATAATCCCCAGACTTGATGCAATGCTTGATTTGGGAATAAATGCAATTGAGTTAATGCCTGTTGCACAGTTTCCAGGAGAAAGAAATTGGGGATACGACGGAGTGTTTCCCTATGCTCCTCAAATCAGTTATGGAGGTCCAAAGGGACTAATAAAGCTTATTAATGAGTGTCATAAAAGGGGGCTGGCTTTTATCCTGGATGTTGTCTACAATCACCTTGGTCCTGAGGGTAACTATCTTCGTGATTATGGACCATATTTTACGGATAAATACAGGACACCATGGGGAAACGCGATAAATTTCGATGATGCTTATAGCGACGAGGTAAGGGATTTCTTTATCCAGAATGCGATCTTCTGGTTCGAGAAGTATCATGTTGATGCTCTCAGGCTAGATGCAATACATGCCATGTATGATTTTAGCGCTAAACACATCCTAGAAGAACTTGCCGAAAAGGTTGAAGAACTTTCGGAAAAAGAAGATAGGAAATTTTATCTGATAGCGGAAAGCGATCTAAATGATTCCAGGATAATAGAGGGAAGAAAATTTGGAGGGTATGGGATTGATGCACAGTGGTGTGATGATTTTCATCATTCACTTCACACCCTACTTACAGGTGAGCGTTCAGGCTATTACTTGGATTTTGGAAAGACGGAATACCTTATAAGAGCCTTGAAAGAAGGATTTGTTTATTCCGGGCAATATTCAGTTTACAGGAAGAGAAGACATGGTAATTCACCAAAGGAAAGGTCGGGTAAGAAATTTGTAGTCTATTCTCATAATCATGACCACATAGGTAACAGGTTACAGGGAGAGAGGCTCTCTACCTTGATTTCATTTGAAGGATTAAAACTTGCTGCCGGCGTGGTTCTGCTCTCCCCCTACATTCCGTTTTTATTTATGGGAGAAGAGTATGGCGAAGACGCACCCTTCTTATATTTCGTAAGTCATTCTGATCCCGATCTCATACAGGCGGTGAGAAAAGGGAGAAAGGAGGAATTTGAATCTTTCGACTGGAAGGGAGAGCTGCCTGATCCACAGAGTTCAGAAAACTATGTCAATTCAAGAATAGATTGGGAAAAGAGGAATGAAGGTTCACATAACGTTTTGTTAAATTACTACAGGGAGCTTATAAAGCTCAGGAGAGAAATTCCAGCCCTATCTAACCTGAATAAGGACAATCTTGAAGTATGGGGATTAGAAAAGGAGAAGGTTGTATTTATGAGAAGGTGGGATGATCAGCAGGACACGCATGTTTTCTCCATCTTTAATTTGAGCGAATCAAATTTAGACATACATAGCCAATTTCCAGACGGTAGATGGAAAAAGTTGCTAGATTCTTCTGAAAAAAAATGGAACGGGCAGGGAAGTTTAACCCCGGAATTAATAGGATCTCAAGATGAAGTTGCTGTCAGAGGATATGGTCTTAGTCTCTTCATAAAAATCTAG
- the cax gene encoding calcium/proton exchanger: MKIGKYEFEPLSLLLIFIPIAIVLKLSHANPIWIFATSALAIIPLAGFIGKATEELAKVVGAGLGGLLNATFGNAAELIIALIALRRGLFDIVKASLTGSIIGNILLVLGMSVLVGGIRYDKQVFNRTASSLGSTLLALSAIGLVIPALFHIIVIKAPAIEHELSLLIAIVLLITYFLSLIFSLYTHRHLYLGKAALIKEEEHPEWGKNKSFMILILAVVGVALMSEFLVGAVEVTAETFGMTDVFIGVIVVAIIGNAAEHSTAILVAYKNKMDLAMTIAIGSSIQIALFVAPILVFASYLFGEPMDLIFTDLEVVSVGISVWILSLIAHDGESNWMEGVQLLAVYLILAVAFYFLP; the protein is encoded by the coding sequence ATGAAAATTGGTAAGTATGAATTTGAGCCACTTAGCTTATTATTGATATTTATCCCAATTGCGATTGTTTTGAAACTTTCTCATGCAAACCCAATTTGGATTTTCGCTACATCCGCATTGGCAATTATCCCACTCGCCGGATTCATTGGTAAAGCGACAGAAGAATTAGCCAAGGTCGTTGGTGCCGGTCTGGGTGGTTTGTTGAATGCTACATTTGGTAACGCGGCGGAATTGATTATTGCTCTAATTGCGCTGCGCCGAGGATTATTCGATATAGTCAAAGCGTCTTTAACAGGTTCAATCATCGGTAATATTCTCCTGGTTCTTGGAATGAGTGTTCTAGTTGGGGGTATTCGATATGATAAACAGGTTTTTAATAGAACAGCATCCAGCCTTGGTTCAACTTTATTGGCATTGAGTGCTATAGGACTGGTGATACCAGCCCTATTTCATATAATTGTCATAAAGGCACCAGCGATTGAACACGAGCTAAGTTTATTGATTGCAATAGTTCTTCTGATAACTTACTTTCTTAGCCTCATTTTTTCACTTTACACCCACCGGCATCTCTATTTGGGTAAGGCTGCCCTGATTAAAGAAGAAGAGCATCCTGAGTGGGGTAAGAATAAGTCTTTCATGATATTGATCCTAGCAGTGGTTGGGGTTGCGCTCATGAGTGAATTCCTTGTTGGTGCTGTTGAAGTTACTGCTGAAACATTCGGAATGACGGACGTTTTTATAGGTGTGATTGTTGTTGCTATAATAGGGAATGCTGCTGAGCACAGCACAGCCATACTTGTTGCTTATAAAAATAAAATGGACCTCGCCATGACTATCGCAATTGGCTCTAGCATCCAGATAGCGCTTTTTGTTGCACCAATACTTGTATTTGCTAGCTATCTTTTTGGTGAGCCTATGGATCTTATCTTTACTGACTTAGAGGTTGTCTCAGTCGGCATTTCCGTCTGGATTCTCAGTCTGATAGCCCATGATGGTGAATCTAACTGGATGGAAGGAGTTCAATTATTGGCAGTTTATCTTATACTTGCCGTTGCTTTTTATTTTCTTCCCTGA